In candidate division Zixibacteria bacterium HGW-Zixibacteria-1, the following are encoded in one genomic region:
- the deoC gene encoding deoxyribose-phosphate aldolase has protein sequence MIENLNRYFDHSILTPETDQKAIEKLCREAKKYAFYGIAINPYWVKYAKKQLSGSDIKIVSVSGFPLSANTTDIKVAEAVKGVDDGADEIDMVANVGLMVSGKFNKVEDEIYQIKKALPGHIILKVIIEAPKLSAVAQVEAVKAIINAGADFVKTATGFFGGATVKMVERLKRTANGQIKVKASGGIRTLADAMELIRAGADRIGSSASVAIMEESFAAKAASK, from the coding sequence ATGATAGAAAACTTGAATAGATATTTCGACCATTCGATCCTTACTCCCGAGACGGATCAAAAAGCGATTGAAAAACTCTGCCGTGAAGCCAAAAAATACGCATTTTATGGAATCGCCATAAATCCATATTGGGTCAAATATGCCAAAAAACAATTGTCCGGTTCTGATATTAAAATCGTTTCGGTTTCCGGTTTTCCGCTTTCGGCCAACACGACCGATATTAAAGTGGCCGAAGCGGTAAAGGGAGTCGATGACGGGGCGGATGAGATCGACATGGTGGCCAATGTTGGCCTGATGGTTTCGGGGAAATTCAACAAAGTTGAAGATGAGATATATCAAATTAAGAAGGCGCTCCCTGGCCATATTATCTTAAAAGTAATCATCGAGGCTCCCAAACTCTCCGCGGTCGCCCAGGTCGAGGCGGTCAAGGCCATAATCAATGCCGGAGCCGATTTTGTTAAAACCGCCACCGGATTTTTTGGCGGGGCAACCGTCAAAATGGTCGAACGTCTGAAACGGACCGCCAACGGTCAGATCAAAGTGAAGGCTTCCGGAGGTATCAGAACTCTGGCTGATGCCATGGAATTGATAAGAGCCGGCGCCGATCGGATCGGCTCGTCGGCCTCGGTCGCCATTATGGAGGAATCCTTCGCCGCAAAAGCGGCTTCGAAGTAA
- a CDS encoding YicC family protein produces the protein MVYMNSMTGYGKADLKTKNLGVAVELSSVNSRYLEYSFRFPKQLSFLEPAVKELIAAKISRGKVTMSINYEDHGIGIDKLVVNTTLADEVFKQLKTLKEKYSLSGEITLKEFLSIPDLFKVDKAENIEDKIWPCIKTAVNRALADLAAMRKQEGDNLKKDLMKRLRLLADGIGQIEKICPDNVAIHREKLTQKIKGVLNGVPTDPTRLEEEVAYIAERCDITEECVRFGSHIKQFGSTLRKADAVGKRLNFLLQELNREANTIGAKASDAKISHLVVELKEEIEKMREQVQNIE, from the coding sequence ATGGTGTACATGAATTCAATGACGGGATATGGAAAAGCGGATTTGAAGACCAAAAATCTGGGTGTGGCGGTTGAGCTCTCGTCCGTCAACAGCCGTTATCTGGAGTATTCATTTCGTTTTCCCAAACAATTGTCGTTTCTGGAGCCCGCGGTCAAGGAGTTGATTGCGGCCAAAATATCCCGGGGCAAAGTGACCATGTCGATAAATTATGAGGATCACGGGATCGGTATCGACAAGCTGGTCGTCAACACCACGCTCGCCGACGAAGTTTTCAAGCAGCTTAAAACATTAAAAGAAAAGTATAGCCTATCGGGCGAAATTACCTTAAAAGAATTTCTGTCTATTCCGGATCTATTCAAGGTGGACAAGGCGGAGAATATCGAGGACAAGATCTGGCCCTGTATCAAGACCGCGGTCAATCGGGCCCTGGCCGATCTGGCGGCGATGCGAAAGCAGGAAGGTGACAATCTCAAAAAGGACCTGATGAAAAGATTGCGTCTTCTCGCCGACGGCATCGGTCAGATCGAGAAAATCTGCCCGGATAATGTGGCTATTCATCGGGAAAAGCTGACGCAGAAGATAAAAGGCGTGCTTAATGGGGTTCCGACCGACCCCACGCGTCTCGAAGAAGAGGTCGCATATATCGCCGAGCGCTGCGATATAACCGAGGAATGTGTCCGTTTCGGCAGTCATATCAAGCAGTTTGGCAGCACCCTCCGAAAGGCCGATGCAGTGGGCAAACGGTTGAACTTTCTGCTTCAGGAGTTAAATCGCGAGGCCAACACGATCGGCGCCAAAGCCAGCGATGCCAAAATCTCGCATCTGGTGGTGGAATTAAAGGAAGAAATCGAAAAGATGCGGGAACAGGTCCAGAATATTGAATAA
- a CDS encoding guanylate kinase, with protein MAQRKVKGKIIIISSPSGGGKTSICNELLRRNKSWKFSISVTTRKKRPNEKNGREYWFAEHADFLKMRDRGEFAEWCKVHSFLYGTPRRPMESVLFNGGIMLLDVDVKGAKKLKKIYREAATIFVLPPARAELKRRLKKRGTEDDKHFKIRQSRALSEMKLFKQFEYTVINRNLETAVNEVEMIIKSLHCRKSNLDLEQINRIVG; from the coding sequence ATGGCTCAGCGTAAGGTAAAAGGGAAAATCATTATTATTTCCTCGCCGTCAGGCGGCGGCAAGACATCTATCTGCAATGAGCTTCTCAGGCGAAACAAAAGCTGGAAATTTTCGATATCGGTGACAACGCGCAAAAAGCGGCCAAATGAAAAGAATGGACGCGAATACTGGTTTGCGGAGCACGCCGATTTTTTGAAAATGCGGGATCGGGGAGAATTTGCGGAATGGTGTAAGGTCCACAGTTTTCTTTACGGCACACCCAGGCGGCCGATGGAGTCGGTTTTGTTCAACGGCGGGATCATGCTGCTGGACGTCGATGTCAAAGGGGCCAAGAAGCTTAAGAAGATTTACCGTGAGGCGGCGACTATTTTTGTCCTGCCGCCGGCAAGAGCCGAGCTCAAGCGGCGCCTAAAGAAGCGGGGTACCGAAGACGATAAGCACTTTAAGATACGCCAGAGCCGGGCGTTGAGCGAAATGAAACTATTTAAACAGTTTGAATATACTGTCATAAACAGGAATCTTGAAACGGCTGTTAATGAGGTGGAGATGATTATCAAGTCGCTTCACTGCCGAAAAAGCAATCTTGATTTGGAACAAATTAACCGTATCGTCGGTTAA
- the rpoZ gene encoding DNA-directed RNA polymerase subunit omega, translated as MPKFTFEDIDKLTRNRYEAVLIAAQRARQINSMRLAQLERMAEEDITIDGRKVTTIAIQDLAAGRIKYKKVAIPPIIEE; from the coding sequence ATGCCCAAGTTTACCTTTGAGGATATCGACAAATTGACAAGGAATCGGTATGAGGCGGTTCTGATTGCGGCGCAACGCGCGCGCCAGATAAATTCCATGAGGCTGGCCCAGTTGGAGCGGATGGCCGAAGAAGATATTACGATCGACGGCCGCAAGGTGACAACCATTGCCATACAGGATCTTGCCGCGGGCAGAATCAAATATAAAAAAGTAGCCATCCCGCCGATAATCGAGGAATAA
- a CDS encoding type I DNA topoisomerase, whose amino-acid sequence MAKNLLIVESPAKSKTLKKFLGRDFEILATIGHIKDLPKSKLGVDTDNGFSVHYETIKGKTKVIKQLKDSAKKSQMIYLAPDPDREGEAIAWHVARELKTSDKIVRVTFNEITKNAVLDALQNTRDIDENLVNAQQARRVLDRLVGYKVSPFLWKTITYGLSAGRVQSVALRIVCEREKEISDFVIEEYWELEADLADKKNAHFRAKLTKIDGEKPKIENGDSADKITADVRKQTFVVDSIKKSERKRKPSPPFITSTLQQEAARYFYFTPKKTMMIAQQLYEGVELGDEGATGLITYMRTDSTRIAESALAAVREHIDQNYGGEYLPAKAVRYASKKGSQDAHEAIRPTYLELPPEKLKKYLTKDQLKLYTLIWNRFVACQMNPAVYDTTTVDINAGKYIFHAAAQALKFDGFLKVYQEAKENGNGNGSGNGENGLVDFIPDIKEGDKLKLVELFPSQHFTKPPARYTQASLVKMLESEGIGRPSTYATIISTLLDRKYVEAKERRLFATELGQTVNKILVESFPTIFSVQFTAHMEDDLDQIETGKADWVDVIKEFYGPFDERLSKLSSMQKEIKESLTEATEDVCENCGSPMVIKWGRNGRFLACTAYPECKTTKPLNGAEEVVETDEKCEKCGSPMVVKSGRFGKFLACSAYPKCKSTKPLSTGVKCPKDGCGGNIVEKRSKKGKSFFGCSNYPKCDFVAWYKPATTPCPECRSPYMLEKVSQKRGAYLSCPDCKHKIYQDNQQ is encoded by the coding sequence ATGGCAAAAAATCTTCTAATCGTCGAGTCGCCGGCCAAATCCAAGACGCTTAAAAAATTTTTGGGCAGGGATTTTGAGATTCTGGCCACTATCGGTCATATAAAGGATCTTCCAAAGTCCAAGCTCGGAGTTGATACCGACAATGGTTTCAGCGTTCATTATGAAACCATCAAGGGCAAGACAAAAGTAATTAAGCAGCTCAAGGATTCGGCCAAGAAGTCACAGATGATTTACCTTGCGCCCGACCCTGATCGGGAGGGCGAAGCTATTGCCTGGCATGTGGCTCGCGAATTGAAGACAAGCGATAAAATTGTTCGCGTAACGTTTAACGAAATTACCAAAAACGCCGTTCTGGATGCCTTACAGAACACGCGGGATATCGATGAAAACCTGGTCAATGCCCAGCAGGCCAGACGGGTTCTGGATCGACTGGTGGGTTATAAAGTCTCTCCATTTCTCTGGAAGACAATTACTTATGGTCTTTCGGCCGGCCGCGTTCAATCGGTTGCTCTCAGAATAGTATGTGAGCGCGAAAAAGAAATCTCCGATTTTGTTATCGAAGAATATTGGGAACTGGAAGCCGATCTGGCTGATAAGAAGAATGCCCATTTCCGGGCCAAACTGACAAAAATTGACGGCGAAAAGCCAAAAATCGAAAACGGCGACAGCGCCGATAAAATTACCGCGGATGTCCGCAAACAGACTTTTGTCGTTGACTCGATCAAGAAATCGGAACGAAAAAGGAAACCGTCGCCGCCGTTTATCACCAGTACGCTTCAACAGGAAGCGGCCCGGTATTTTTATTTCACGCCCAAGAAAACGATGATGATCGCCCAGCAATTGTATGAAGGGGTTGAACTTGGGGATGAAGGCGCCACCGGATTGATCACTTATATGAGAACCGACTCGACCAGAATAGCCGAATCGGCGCTGGCCGCAGTCAGGGAGCATATTGATCAGAACTACGGCGGAGAATATCTTCCGGCCAAAGCGGTCAGGTATGCCTCGAAGAAGGGCAGCCAGGATGCGCATGAGGCGATCCGACCGACATACCTGGAGCTTCCTCCGGAGAAATTAAAAAAATATCTCACGAAAGATCAGTTGAAGCTTTACACACTGATCTGGAATCGTTTTGTGGCCTGCCAGATGAACCCGGCCGTTTATGATACCACGACCGTCGATATTAACGCCGGGAAATATATTTTCCATGCGGCGGCGCAGGCATTGAAATTCGATGGATTTCTCAAAGTGTATCAGGAAGCCAAAGAGAACGGCAATGGGAACGGAAGCGGGAACGGCGAAAATGGTCTGGTTGATTTCATCCCGGATATAAAGGAAGGCGACAAGCTTAAGCTGGTGGAACTGTTCCCATCGCAGCATTTTACCAAACCTCCGGCGCGTTATACGCAGGCATCATTGGTTAAAATGCTGGAATCGGAGGGGATCGGGCGGCCGTCAACTTATGCGACCATCATTTCGACGCTTCTGGACAGAAAATATGTGGAAGCCAAAGAACGGCGTCTTTTTGCCACCGAGCTTGGGCAGACGGTCAACAAGATTCTGGTCGAATCATTCCCGACCATTTTCAGCGTCCAATTTACGGCTCATATGGAGGACGATCTGGATCAGATCGAGACCGGAAAGGCCGATTGGGTCGATGTTATAAAAGAGTTTTATGGACCGTTCGACGAACGTCTCAGTAAGCTTTCGTCCATGCAAAAAGAGATAAAGGAGTCATTGACCGAAGCGACCGAGGATGTTTGCGAAAACTGCGGCTCTCCGATGGTTATAAAGTGGGGCCGCAATGGACGTTTCCTGGCCTGCACCGCATATCCGGAATGCAAAACGACCAAGCCTCTCAATGGGGCCGAAGAAGTTGTGGAAACCGATGAAAAATGCGAAAAATGCGGTTCACCAATGGTAGTAAAAAGCGGTCGTTTTGGTAAATTTCTGGCCTGCTCAGCCTATCCCAAATGCAAAAGTACCAAACCGCTTTCGACCGGAGTTAAATGTCCCAAAGACGGCTGCGGCGGCAATATCGTCGAAAAGCGTTCCAAAAAAGGCAAATCGTTTTTTGGCTGCAGCAATTACCCCAAATGCGATTTTGTCGCCTGGTATAAACCGGCCACCACGCCCTGTCCGGAGTGCCGCAGCCCCTATATGCTGGAGAAAGTCTCCCAGAAGCGGGGGGCGTATCTGTCCTGCCCTGACTGCAAACACAAGATCTATCAGGATAATCAGCAGTAA
- a CDS encoding thioesterase — MKEVARYSGCFVCGQENHVGLKARFFYEGGKVSTEYTAEKRFEGYHGVFHGGITATLLDEVMIKALLARDIYAMTVELTVRFHKPVSTGQRLSLTGSLDQQKGRLFMTTGEVTNDAGELVASATGKYLEVRTELKDKLLESLEF, encoded by the coding sequence ATGAAGGAAGTTGCGAGATATTCCGGCTGTTTTGTGTGCGGCCAGGAAAACCATGTCGGTCTCAAAGCCAGATTTTTTTATGAAGGGGGAAAGGTTTCCACCGAATATACTGCCGAAAAGCGGTTCGAGGGTTATCACGGTGTCTTTCACGGAGGGATCACGGCGACGCTTCTTGACGAGGTTATGATCAAGGCCCTTCTGGCCCGGGATATATATGCCATGACGGTCGAGTTGACGGTGCGCTTTCACAAACCGGTAAGTACAGGCCAGAGGCTGTCTCTGACCGGATCACTCGATCAACAGAAGGGGCGATTGTTTATGACAACAGGCGAAGTTACCAATGATGCCGGAGAATTGGTGGCTTCGGCAACCGGTAAATATCTTGAGGTCAGGACCGAATTAAAAGATAAGTTGTTGGAATCGCTTGAATTCTAA
- a CDS encoding ATP-dependent helicase yields the protein MNLIQLLESFKTDRAIAPNIAKWQVFPPRAGVYEDYPDYLDEKLVSVMKRRGIQKLYSHQREAVDSIHAGHNTVIVTPTASGKTLCYNLPVLDSIMKNHSDRAMYLFPTKALSQDQLAELTGLIDTLDVDIKTYTFDGDTPQTARRLIRSAGHIVVTNPDMLHAGILPHHTKWIKLFENLKFVVIDEIHHYRGIFGSHLANVVRRLRRVCNFYGSDPIFICSSATIANPAELAERITGKKVNLVDKNGAPTGEKHFIIYNPPVINKQLGIRKSALGESFNLAERFIRERIQTIVFAQYRLQVEVLLSYLREKFKEPFGKNIKVAGYRGGYLPNQRRDIEQGLRSGAITGVVSTNALELGIDIGALDVSIICGYPGSISSVWQQAGRAGRRADVSVTIFVANSSAINQFLAKDPTYLFKKTPEMGIIDPDNLIISANHIKCASFELPLSVGEKFRHDGTEEILDYLESQKVVRQAGGKYHWASEIYPAQQVSLRSASPENFVILNQTDNNRVIGEVDYYSAPIFLHPEAIYLHDADQYQVTELDWEGRKAYVKETDVDYYTDAETKTDLKVLSVTDEKAKYEARLSWGEVTVTSVTVLYKKIKFHTHENVGWGKIELPELELHTNSYWYSFPGDIRFKINLDGEQFGGALRGVANILGKIAPLWMMCDPHDLRSISQVRSPFTELPTIYIYENIPDGVGYSEKLFNISDDLFRACLDQVENCPCQSGCPSCVGPEMEVGESGKSGTVKLLKWMLGMGV from the coding sequence ATGAACCTGATCCAGTTGCTTGAATCGTTCAAAACCGACCGCGCCATCGCGCCCAACATCGCCAAATGGCAGGTCTTCCCGCCCCGCGCAGGAGTCTATGAAGATTATCCGGATTACCTGGACGAAAAACTGGTTTCGGTGATGAAAAGGCGCGGCATCCAAAAATTATATTCGCACCAGCGCGAAGCGGTCGATTCGATTCATGCCGGCCATAACACCGTCATTGTCACCCCCACCGCCTCCGGTAAAACCCTCTGCTACAATCTCCCGGTCCTCGACAGCATCATGAAAAACCATTCCGACCGCGCCATGTACCTCTTCCCCACCAAAGCGCTTTCACAGGATCAGTTGGCCGAACTGACCGGCTTGATCGACACGCTTGACGTCGATATCAAGACTTATACTTTCGACGGCGACACGCCGCAGACCGCCCGGCGATTGATCCGCTCCGCCGGACATATTGTCGTGACCAACCCCGATATGCTTCATGCCGGCATCCTGCCGCACCATACCAAGTGGATCAAGCTGTTCGAGAATTTGAAATTTGTCGTCATCGATGAAATCCATCATTACCGCGGAATTTTCGGCTCGCATCTGGCCAATGTCGTCCGCCGCCTGCGGCGGGTGTGCAACTTTTACGGCTCCGATCCCATCTTCATCTGTTCATCCGCCACCATCGCCAACCCGGCCGAACTGGCCGAACGAATCACCGGCAAAAAAGTCAATCTGGTGGACAAAAACGGCGCCCCGACCGGCGAAAAACACTTTATCATATATAACCCTCCGGTCATCAACAAACAGCTCGGTATCCGAAAATCGGCGCTGGGCGAGTCATTTAATCTGGCCGAGCGGTTTATTCGCGAAAGAATCCAGACCATTGTCTTTGCCCAATACCGCCTTCAGGTGGAAGTGCTCTTATCATACCTTCGCGAGAAATTCAAAGAGCCTTTCGGGAAAAATATCAAGGTGGCCGGCTATCGCGGCGGCTACCTTCCAAATCAAAGGCGCGATATCGAGCAGGGCCTCCGCAGCGGCGCCATCACCGGCGTCGTCTCGACCAACGCCCTGGAACTGGGCATCGATATCGGGGCGCTCGATGTTTCAATTATCTGCGGCTATCCCGGATCGATCTCCTCGGTCTGGCAGCAGGCCGGACGGGCCGGACGGCGCGCCGATGTTTCGGTAACGATTTTCGTCGCCAACAGTTCGGCCATCAACCAGTTTCTGGCCAAGGACCCGACGTATCTTTTCAAGAAGACCCCGGAGATGGGCATTATCGACCCCGACAACCTGATCATCTCGGCCAATCATATCAAATGCGCCAGCTTTGAACTGCCGCTATCCGTCGGCGAAAAATTCCGCCATGACGGCACCGAGGAAATCCTCGATTACCTCGAATCGCAAAAAGTGGTCCGCCAGGCCGGCGGCAAATATCACTGGGCCTCCGAAATCTACCCGGCCCAGCAGGTCTCATTGCGGTCGGCTTCGCCCGAGAATTTCGTCATCCTCAACCAGACCGACAACAACCGCGTCATCGGCGAGGTCGATTATTATTCGGCGCCGATCTTTTTGCACCCGGAAGCGATTTATTTGCATGATGCCGACCAGTACCAGGTGACCGAACTGGACTGGGAAGGACGCAAAGCTTACGTCAAAGAAACCGATGTCGATTATTACACCGATGCCGAAACCAAAACCGATCTGAAAGTGCTCTCCGTCACCGATGAAAAGGCCAAATATGAGGCCCGGCTGTCATGGGGCGAAGTGACCGTGACTTCGGTGACCGTGCTCTATAAAAAGATCAAGTTCCACACGCATGAAAATGTCGGCTGGGGCAAGATCGAACTGCCGGAGTTGGAGCTGCATACTAATTCCTATTGGTATTCCTTCCCCGGCGACATCCGCTTCAAGATTAATCTCGATGGCGAGCAGTTCGGCGGCGCTTTGCGCGGTGTCGCCAACATCCTCGGCAAGATTGCACCGTTGTGGATGATGTGTGACCCGCATGACCTCCGCTCGATTTCACAGGTGCGCTCGCCGTTCACCGAACTACCGACTATTTATATCTATGAGAATATCCCCGACGGCGTCGGTTATTCCGAAAAGCTGTTCAATATTTCCGATGATTTATTCCGCGCCTGTCTCGACCAGGTCGAGAACTGTCCTTGCCAGAGCGGCTGCCCGTCATGTGTCGGCCCCGAGATGGAAGTCGGCGAATCCGGCAAATCCGGCACTGTCAAATTACTGAAGTGGATGCTGGGGATGGGGGTATAG
- a CDS encoding HslU--HslV peptidase proteolytic subunit, translating to MKVRSTTILCLRYKGSVAIGGDGQVTFDDTIMKAKAVKIRKIYNDTILTGFAGAAADALALFERFESKIDEFSGNLPRAAVELAKDWRTDKYLQKLEALLAVADKKNSLLISGTGEVVEPDDGILAIGSGGPYALAAARSLVSVNSKMNAEEIVRKALMIAADICIYTNSNITVESIK from the coding sequence ATGAAGGTCAGATCAACGACAATATTATGTTTGCGATACAAGGGATCGGTTGCCATTGGAGGCGACGGTCAAGTGACATTTGATGACACCATAATGAAAGCCAAGGCGGTAAAAATTCGGAAAATATATAATGACACCATTCTGACCGGTTTTGCCGGGGCGGCGGCCGATGCCCTGGCCCTTTTCGAAAGATTCGAGAGCAAGATTGATGAATTTTCCGGGAATCTTCCCCGGGCGGCGGTCGAGCTGGCCAAAGACTGGCGGACCGATAAGTATCTGCAGAAGCTTGAGGCCCTATTGGCGGTCGCCGATAAAAAAAATTCGCTGCTTATTTCCGGCACCGGCGAAGTGGTTGAGCCGGATGACGGCATTCTTGCCATCGGCTCGGGAGGTCCTTATGCGCTGGCGGCGGCGAGATCGCTGGTGTCGGTCAATTCGAAGATGAACGCCGAAGAGATAGTTCGGAAAGCGCTGATGATTGCAGCAGATATTTGCATTTATACCAACAGCAATATAACGGTGGAATCGATAAAATGA
- a CDS encoding ferredoxin: MPVILVINNSICLQCGGCVPLCPEDALFLTFDHLKYDTDLCTLCGICIRFCPVAAISEEDRIAI, encoded by the coding sequence ATGCCCGTGATACTGGTGATCAATAATTCAATATGCCTTCAATGCGGCGGCTGTGTTCCTCTCTGCCCGGAGGATGCCTTATTCCTGACATTCGATCATCTCAAGTACGATACCGATCTGTGCACGCTATGTGGAATCTGTATCCGGTTCTGCCCGGTTGCCGCCATCTCCGAGGAGGACCGAATTGCGATATGA
- the argF gene encoding ornithine carbamoyltransferase encodes MPRSLTEITDLTKKEVWEVFDLCREMKSGAKAPKPLAGKSAACIFTKPSLRTRVSFEVGINELGGNALYITDKEIKIGERESIHDIAKVLSRYVGLIMIRTFAHSDVTGLAKYADVPVVNGLTDLVHPCQIMGDYFTILEHRKKDIFKIAYLGDGNNVANSWLNLTSLIPIDLRIGTSPATLPDKAILERARRNKESSVLITHDPKEAVKDADVIYTDVWASMGQKDQIKEKEEQLRNFQLNTALLSGACPDYVVMHCLPAERGREITDEVMDGPHSIVFDEAENRLHIQKAIMAFLLQH; translated from the coding sequence ATGCCGAGATCATTAACCGAAATTACCGACCTCACCAAGAAAGAGGTTTGGGAAGTATTTGATTTGTGCCGCGAAATGAAAAGCGGCGCGAAGGCCCCCAAGCCGCTGGCCGGCAAATCGGCGGCCTGTATTTTCACCAAGCCCTCGTTGCGGACCCGGGTTTCTTTTGAGGTGGGAATTAACGAATTGGGGGGGAACGCCCTTTACATCACCGACAAGGAGATCAAGATCGGCGAGAGGGAATCGATCCACGATATCGCCAAGGTGTTGTCGCGCTATGTCGGGCTGATTATGATACGCACATTTGCCCACAGCGATGTAACCGGGCTGGCCAAATATGCCGATGTGCCGGTAGTTAACGGCCTGACCGACCTGGTGCACCCATGCCAGATAATGGGCGATTATTTCACGATTCTGGAACACCGCAAAAAAGATATATTTAAAATTGCCTATCTTGGTGACGGAAATAATGTTGCCAACAGCTGGCTTAATCTAACCAGCCTGATTCCGATTGATCTGAGAATCGGAACCTCTCCGGCCACTCTCCCTGACAAGGCCATCCTGGAGAGGGCCAGACGGAATAAAGAGAGCTCGGTCCTGATCACCCACGATCCTAAAGAAGCCGTTAAGGATGCCGATGTTATCTATACTGACGTCTGGGCCTCAATGGGCCAGAAAGATCAGATTAAGGAGAAAGAAGAACAATTACGTAACTTTCAGTTAAATACGGCGCTTCTGTCCGGAGCATGCCCTGATTATGTTGTCATGCATTGTTTGCCGGCCGAAAGAGGGAGGGAAATCACGGATGAAGTTATGGATGGACCTCACTCCATCGTGTTCGACGAAGCGGAAAACAGGCTGCATATTCAGAAGGCGATAATGGCCTTTTTGCTTCAGCATTAA
- a CDS encoding HslU--HslV peptidase ATPase subunit, with translation MINKETKTPREIVEHLDKYIIGQERAKKAVAIALRNRWRRQEAPEEIRREILPNNILMIGPTGVGKTEIARRLAEMTGAPFLKVEASKFTEVGYVGRDVESMVRDLVDLAVNMIKQDTAEKISEKAKESTIEKLLDYLLPPPPTTKTIGPAGSEITVEVEKPDKNSRQKMREKLLTGKLDDRTIEMDTPQDRYPVVEIFSPMGMEELGINFQEMFSGLMPKKTKRRKMTVSEARKFIYSEELSKLINMDDVITVALDRTQQSGIIFIDEIDKIVGEKSKTGPDVSREGVQRDILPIIEGSAVMTKYGMVVTDHILFISAGAFHSSRPSDLIPELQGRFPIRVELDSLTADDFVRILAEPKNALIKQYIALMASEGVNLSFDKGALKRIAEIAEQVNTSTENIGARRLHTIMTTLLEDIMFEAPNKRKNIRITAAIVDKMLSEILESEDLSRYIL, from the coding sequence ATGATCAATAAAGAAACCAAAACTCCCAGAGAGATTGTCGAGCATCTCGACAAATATATTATCGGACAGGAAAGGGCAAAAAAGGCGGTTGCCATTGCCCTGCGTAATCGCTGGCGGAGACAGGAAGCTCCTGAAGAAATCAGAAGGGAAATTCTGCCCAACAACATTTTGATGATCGGGCCGACCGGAGTCGGGAAAACCGAGATTGCCCGCCGACTGGCCGAAATGACCGGCGCCCCGTTCCTGAAGGTTGAAGCATCGAAGTTCACCGAAGTCGGATACGTTGGGCGCGATGTCGAATCGATGGTGCGTGATCTGGTTGATCTGGCGGTTAATATGATTAAACAGGATACCGCCGAAAAAATTTCCGAGAAGGCCAAAGAAAGCACTATTGAAAAGCTGCTGGATTATCTTTTGCCGCCGCCTCCGACCACCAAGACAATCGGCCCGGCCGGCAGTGAAATAACGGTTGAAGTGGAAAAGCCGGATAAAAACAGCCGCCAGAAGATGCGGGAAAAACTATTGACCGGCAAGCTCGATGACCGCACGATCGAGATGGATACGCCGCAGGACCGGTATCCGGTGGTGGAAATATTCTCGCCGATGGGCATGGAAGAACTTGGTATCAACTTTCAGGAGATGTTTTCCGGCCTGATGCCCAAGAAGACCAAACGTCGGAAGATGACGGTGTCGGAGGCACGCAAGTTTATTTATTCGGAAGAGCTTTCCAAGTTGATCAATATGGATGATGTAATCACGGTGGCCCTGGATCGGACCCAGCAGTCCGGCATCATTTTTATCGACGAGATCGACAAGATTGTCGGTGAGAAATCCAAGACCGGACCGGATGTTTCCCGCGAAGGTGTCCAGCGCGATATCCTTCCGATTATCGAAGGTTCGGCGGTAATGACGAAATACGGCATGGTCGTAACCGATCACATTTTGTTTATCTCGGCCGGGGCCTTTCATTCATCTCGGCCGTCCGACCTGATCCCGGAACTTCAGGGGCGTTTTCCCATCCGGGTCGAGCTTGATTCGCTGACCGCCGATGATTTCGTGCGTATCTTGGCGGAGCCGAAGAATGCTCTTATCAAGCAGTACATTGCGCTGATGGCTTCAGAGGGGGTGAATCTATCATTCGACAAGGGGGCGCTGAAACGCATTGCCGAGATAGCCGAGCAGGTTAATACTTCGACCGAAAATATCGGGGCGCGCAGGCTGCATACAATCATGACGACGCTGCTCGAGGACATCATGTTCGAGGCCCCCAATAAGAGGAAAAATATTCGAATCACGGCGGCGATTGTCGATAAGATGCTTTCGGAAATTCTCGAAAGCGAGGATCTGAGCAGATATATTTTATAA